Proteins encoded within one genomic window of Bacillus sp. 1NLA3E:
- a CDS encoding PLDc N-terminal domain-containing protein, which produces MEFIGNLNLAIILPIFIIQLILLVVALIDLYRVEKTNGPKWVWILVILLLNIIGPILYFVIGRRNQ; this is translated from the coding sequence ATGGAATTCATTGGAAATCTAAATCTTGCCATCATTTTACCTATTTTTATCATCCAATTGATTTTACTTGTTGTAGCGTTAATAGATTTATATAGAGTTGAAAAAACTAACGGTCCTAAATGGGTTTGGATTTTAGTAATCTTGTTACTTAATATTATTGGTCCAATCCTTTATTTTGTAATTGGAAGGAGAAATCAATAA